The Aggregatilinea lenta genome includes a region encoding these proteins:
- a CDS encoding TatD family hydrolase, whose amino-acid sequence MPLIDTHCHLDFDAFDDIRDEMVQEAFNAGVTRIVNPGVDLDRSRAAIALADTYPGVYAAVGIHPSSTADWSDATRDEVRALADHPKVIAIGEIGLDYHWDDSPHDMQRIALEAQLALAAALGLPVIIHNREASEDVIDVLAAWVPSLPPDLRDRPGVLHSFSAPQHIADRALELGFYLGFTGPVTFKNADDLRAIAARVPDDRILVETDAPFLTPHPYRGKRPNKPAYVRFVAERLAALRRMPDETFAAQSTANAERLFALPPDKPA is encoded by the coding sequence ATGCCACTGATTGACACGCACTGTCACCTCGACTTCGACGCGTTCGACGATATCCGCGACGAGATGGTTCAGGAAGCATTCAACGCCGGGGTGACGCGCATCGTCAATCCCGGCGTCGATCTGGACCGGTCCCGCGCGGCGATTGCGCTGGCGGACACGTACCCCGGCGTGTATGCCGCCGTAGGCATCCACCCGAGCAGCACCGCCGATTGGTCGGACGCGACACGTGACGAGGTGCGCGCGCTGGCCGATCATCCGAAGGTGATCGCCATCGGGGAAATCGGGCTGGACTATCATTGGGACGATTCCCCGCACGACATGCAGCGCATCGCGCTTGAGGCGCAGTTGGCGCTGGCGGCGGCGCTGGGACTGCCGGTGATCATCCACAACCGCGAGGCCAGCGAAGACGTGATCGACGTGCTGGCGGCGTGGGTCCCCAGCCTGCCGCCGGACCTGCGCGACCGCCCCGGCGTGCTGCATTCGTTCTCCGCGCCGCAGCACATCGCAGATCGCGCGCTGGAACTGGGCTTTTACCTGGGCTTCACCGGCCCGGTGACGTTCAAGAACGCCGACGATCTGCGCGCCATCGCGGCACGTGTGCCCGACGACCGCATCCTGGTCGAGACGGATGCACCGTTCCTGACGCCGCACCCGTATCGTGGCAAGCGGCCCAACAAGCCTGCCTACGTGCGCTTCGTCGCGGAACGGCTGGCGGCGCTGCGCCGTATGCCGGACGAGACGTTCGCCGCGCAGAGCACCGCCAACGCCGAGCGCCTGTTCGCGCTGCCGCCGGATAAGCCCGCCTGA
- the gmd gene encoding GDP-mannose 4,6-dehydratase, whose protein sequence is MSKRALITGITGQDGSYLAEFLLGKGYEVFGLVRRTSTINFSRIEHIQDQVTLIPGDMLDQTSLQTALAQCQPDEIYNLAAQSFVQTSWGQPVFTGDVTALGVTRLLDAIRHVDPTIRFYQASSSEMFGKVREVPQRETTPFYPRSPYGVAKVYGHWITINYRESYNLHATSGILFNHESPRRGMEFVTRKVTHTAARIKLGMAKELRLGNLDSQRDWGFAGDYVEAMWLMLQQESPDDYVVATGETHRVEELVQVAFDHVGLDWHDYVVQDPRFMRPAEVDLLVGDPSKAGEQLGWEPRVTFGELVRMMVESDLKLLHDSNCD, encoded by the coding sequence ATGAGCAAGCGCGCATTGATCACCGGCATCACCGGGCAGGACGGGTCGTACCTGGCCGAATTTCTGCTCGGCAAGGGCTACGAGGTGTTCGGCCTGGTGCGGCGCACCAGCACGATCAACTTCAGCCGCATCGAGCACATTCAGGATCAGGTTACGCTCATCCCCGGTGATATGCTCGACCAGACGTCGCTGCAAACGGCGCTGGCCCAATGCCAGCCGGACGAGATCTACAACCTCGCCGCGCAGAGCTTCGTGCAGACCTCGTGGGGCCAGCCCGTCTTCACCGGCGACGTGACCGCGCTGGGCGTGACGCGCCTGCTGGACGCGATCCGCCACGTGGACCCGACCATTCGCTTCTATCAGGCGTCCAGCAGCGAGATGTTCGGCAAGGTGCGCGAAGTCCCGCAGCGCGAGACGACGCCCTTCTACCCGCGCAGCCCATACGGCGTGGCGAAGGTCTACGGCCACTGGATCACGATCAATTACCGCGAAAGCTACAACCTGCACGCCACCAGCGGCATCCTGTTCAACCACGAAAGCCCCCGACGCGGCATGGAATTTGTGACGCGCAAGGTGACGCACACCGCCGCGCGCATCAAGCTGGGTATGGCGAAAGAGCTGCGCCTGGGCAACCTGGACTCGCAGCGCGACTGGGGCTTCGCGGGCGATTACGTCGAGGCGATGTGGCTGATGTTGCAGCAGGAGTCGCCGGACGATTACGTCGTCGCCACGGGCGAGACACACCGCGTCGAGGAACTGGTGCAGGTCGCGTTCGATCATGTCGGGCTGGACTGGCACGATTACGTCGTGCAGGACCCGCGCTTCATGCGCCCGGCGGAAGTCGATCTGCTGGTGGGCGATCCGAGCAAGGCGGGCGAGCAGCTCGGCTGGGAGCCGCGCGTGACCTTCGGCGAGCTGGTGCGCATGATGGTCGAGTCTGACCTGAAGCTGCTGCACGATAGCAACTGCGATTAG
- a CDS encoding GDP-mannose 4,6-dehydratase: MRVFITGAGGFVGGHLVTHLLSIPGLSLHAAVYEPSGKHPKLDHLPISQYELDLRSAGAVRVIVEAVRPDVILHLAAMADVGYSFINPWETLENNIVAQINLFQAIQTCKLDARILVVSSAEVYGAFGGDGTPLDENTPFRPNNPYSVSKVTQDMLALQYFLSDKMRTIRARPFNHIGPGQKRGFVASDFASQIAAIEAGQSEPVMYVGNLSAERDFTDVRDVVRAYQMLAEHGEPGDVYNVCSGKAYSMQYLLDTLLSYSTAQIEVRQDPTRMRPSDVPRRVGDYASLHHRTGWEPSIPFEQTLLDILNDWRERLADEAAAGKPNTQE, from the coding sequence GTGCGAGTATTCATCACCGGCGCGGGCGGGTTTGTCGGCGGCCATCTGGTCACCCACCTCTTGAGCATTCCCGGCCTGTCGCTCCATGCCGCGGTCTACGAGCCGTCCGGCAAACATCCTAAGCTCGACCACCTCCCGATCTCCCAATACGAGCTGGACCTGCGCAGCGCGGGCGCGGTGCGCGTCATCGTCGAGGCCGTGCGCCCCGACGTGATCCTGCATCTGGCCGCGATGGCCGACGTGGGCTACTCGTTCATCAACCCGTGGGAAACGCTGGAGAACAACATCGTCGCCCAGATTAACTTGTTCCAGGCGATCCAGACGTGCAAGCTCGACGCGCGTATCCTGGTCGTGTCGTCGGCGGAAGTCTACGGGGCGTTTGGCGGCGACGGCACCCCCCTGGACGAAAACACTCCCTTCCGGCCCAACAACCCCTACAGCGTGAGCAAGGTCACCCAGGATATGCTCGCCCTGCAATACTTTCTGTCCGACAAGATGCGGACGATCCGCGCGCGTCCCTTCAACCACATCGGGCCGGGACAAAAACGCGGCTTCGTCGCGTCCGACTTCGCCAGCCAGATCGCGGCCATCGAGGCGGGCCAGAGCGAGCCGGTGATGTACGTCGGCAACCTGTCCGCCGAGCGCGATTTCACCGACGTGCGCGACGTCGTACGGGCCTACCAGATGCTGGCGGAGCACGGCGAGCCGGGCGACGTTTACAATGTATGCAGTGGCAAAGCGTACAGTATGCAGTATCTTCTGGACACGCTGTTGAGCTACAGCACGGCTCAAATCGAGGTCCGGCAGGACCCCACCCGCATGCGGCCATCGGACGTGCCGCGCCGCGTAGGGGACTATGCTTCGCTGCACCACCGAACCGGTTGGGAACCATCGATTCCATTCGAACAGACGCTATTGGATATACTGAATGATTGGCGCGAGCGGCTCGCAGACGAAGCCGCCGCCGGTAAACCTAACACGCAGGAGTAA
- a CDS encoding DUF4397 domain-containing protein, with product MRRHLIAALGLLAAILLLAACGGDDPTATPRPSETPIPPSATPRPTSTPVVVPEVETDPTLRGQFRLVDASADLPPVDIYLDAALIGSRFVEGSYSTQSLTFGAGTYTLRVIASGSVAGDAPLLDYELMLEAGDSQILLLLGTPEEPSIVAYSEDLSTLPVETARISAIHAAPGSEPFDVWLSTTPLFEGVAFGPPAGPETVEAGAQHVEFRRGASVFRAMDLQLGQRIAYTFVLAGTDEDSQIITLQSQVELLADVRVIHAAQGASRVDVLVDDELLAGNLAYGASTDWQHFPAQSRTLRVVPSGSENPIYEAPLTLHPDRALDLILIGGPDGVSVAQIEEDLSPTPQNATRLLFVNAAPDASRVTVSTYSGPVDAVAPLDYGFASAPLDMLEHESAYVFSSTGDDAIVVGETDSRLWAAGHSYMLIATGDNTGRAVLFDAEVGTNDSVIDTAGTIADESAGMDTYRVRVINARLDGGPIDVTLGDEVVATGTVLGAASSAVEIPRGTRALVVRDTDSGAVLVESDYEPPADVTEATLFVYGQGASVQVVTASDNLYGSLSDGAWLRVFHGNPDQPDLRIDAQGPADVATGPNAAPTPAETPLPPETTLVDRARYGEPTTAETVATGTYRVHVLTADTNFRIYTEPLLTLQRDTFYDMLILPDATGLSIQIVLIPRE from the coding sequence ATGCGACGCCACCTGATTGCTGCGCTCGGACTGCTGGCCGCGATCCTGTTGCTGGCGGCCTGCGGCGGCGACGACCCGACCGCGACACCGCGCCCGTCTGAGACGCCGATTCCGCCGAGCGCCACGCCGCGCCCGACCTCGACGCCGGTCGTCGTGCCCGAAGTCGAGACGGACCCGACGCTGCGCGGCCAGTTCCGGCTGGTGGACGCCAGCGCGGACCTGCCGCCCGTGGACATTTACCTCGACGCGGCGCTGATTGGCAGCCGGTTCGTCGAAGGCTCGTACAGCACGCAGTCGCTGACCTTCGGCGCGGGCACGTATACGCTGCGCGTCATCGCGTCGGGCAGCGTGGCAGGCGACGCGCCGCTACTCGACTATGAGCTGATGCTCGAAGCGGGCGACAGCCAGATCCTGCTGCTGCTCGGCACGCCGGAGGAGCCGTCGATTGTCGCCTACAGCGAAGACCTGTCCACCCTACCGGTGGAGACGGCGCGGATCAGCGCGATTCATGCCGCACCGGGCAGCGAGCCGTTCGACGTGTGGCTGAGCACCACGCCGCTGTTCGAGGGCGTGGCATTTGGCCCGCCCGCCGGACCGGAAACGGTCGAGGCGGGCGCGCAGCACGTCGAGTTCCGGCGCGGCGCGTCGGTGTTCCGCGCGATGGACTTGCAGCTCGGCCAGCGCATCGCGTACACCTTCGTCCTGGCCGGCACGGACGAGGACAGCCAGATCATCACGCTGCAAAGCCAGGTCGAGCTGCTGGCCGACGTGCGCGTGATCCACGCCGCACAGGGCGCGTCGCGCGTGGACGTGCTGGTCGACGACGAGCTGCTGGCGGGCAACCTGGCGTATGGCGCGTCCACCGACTGGCAGCACTTCCCGGCCCAGTCGCGCACGCTGCGCGTCGTGCCGAGCGGAAGCGAAAACCCGATCTACGAAGCACCGCTGACCCTTCACCCCGACCGCGCGCTGGATCTGATCCTCATCGGCGGGCCGGACGGGGTGAGCGTGGCGCAGATCGAGGAGGACCTTTCGCCCACCCCACAGAACGCCACGCGGCTGCTGTTCGTCAACGCCGCGCCGGACGCGTCGCGCGTGACGGTCAGCACCTATTCCGGCCCGGTGGATGCCGTCGCACCGCTGGATTACGGCTTCGCCTCCGCGCCGCTGGACATGCTTGAGCATGAGAGCGCCTACGTCTTCAGCAGCACCGGCGACGATGCCATCGTCGTGGGCGAAACGGACAGCCGCCTGTGGGCGGCGGGCCACAGCTACATGTTGATTGCGACGGGTGACAACACCGGGCGCGCGGTGTTGTTCGACGCCGAAGTCGGCACCAACGACAGCGTGATCGACACGGCGGGCACGATTGCCGATGAAAGCGCGGGCATGGACACCTACCGCGTGCGCGTGATCAACGCCCGGCTCGACGGCGGCCCGATCGACGTGACGCTGGGCGATGAGGTGGTCGCCACCGGCACAGTCCTGGGCGCGGCGAGCAGCGCTGTCGAAATTCCTCGCGGCACCCGCGCGCTGGTCGTGCGCGACACGGACAGCGGCGCGGTGCTGGTCGAAAGCGACTACGAGCCGCCCGCCGACGTCACCGAGGCGACCTTGTTCGTTTACGGCCAGGGCGCTTCGGTGCAGGTCGTCACTGCATCGGACAACCTCTACGGCTCGCTGAGCGACGGGGCATGGCTGCGCGTCTTCCACGGCAACCCAGACCAGCCCGATCTGCGGATCGATGCGCAAGGACCCGCCGACGTCGCTACCGGCCCCAACGCCGCGCCGACGCCCGCCGAAACGCCCCTGCCGCCCGAAACGACGCTGGTGGACCGCGCCCGCTACGGCGAGCCGACCACCGCCGAAACGGTCGCCACCGGGACATACCGGGTGCACGTGCTCACCGCCGATACGAACTTCAGGATCTATACCGAGCCGCTGCTCACGCTGCAGCGGGATACGTTCTACGACATGCTGATCCTGCCGGACGCAACCGGGTTGAGCATTCAGATCGTGCTCATTCCGCGCGAGTGA
- a CDS encoding Hsp20/alpha crystallin family protein translates to MARIARWDPVRDMITMRQAMDRALDESFARGSETHGTGAWLLPMDAYVTEDAIVIRADVPGITPDKLDITLEGDTLTIRGEIARERDESRKYVLLERPTGKFERTLNINTPIDVENVEAAFKDGVLTLSLPKAEAVKPRQISVKAG, encoded by the coding sequence ATGGCTCGTATTGCTCGCTGGGACCCCGTTCGTGACATGATCACCATGCGTCAGGCGATGGACCGCGCCCTGGATGAATCGTTCGCGCGCGGCTCGGAGACGCACGGCACAGGCGCGTGGCTGCTGCCGATGGACGCCTACGTGACCGAAGATGCGATCGTCATTCGCGCCGACGTGCCGGGCATCACGCCGGACAAGCTCGACATCACGCTCGAAGGCGACACGCTCACCATTCGCGGCGAAATCGCCCGCGAACGCGACGAGTCGCGCAAGTACGTCCTGCTGGAGCGCCCGACCGGCAAGTTCGAGCGCACGCTGAACATCAACACGCCGATCGACGTCGAGAACGTCGAAGCGGCCTTCAAGGACGGCGTGCTGACCCTGAGCCTGCCGAAGGCGGAAGCCGTCAAGCCGCGCCAGATTTCGGTTAAGGCCGGGTAA
- the cydC gene encoding thiol reductant ABC exporter subunit CydC, translating into MTKNYRTFVRLLRLAAPFKWWMAFAALIGFATIGSSIGLMTTSAWIIASAALHPSLGTLHVAIAGVRFFGITRGFFRYAERYVSHQTTFRLLARIRVWFYDAIEPLAPARLMEYRSGDLLARVVSDVDDLQNLYLRVLAPPLIAIITAVVMGVFFASYDLRLAGVLLAALALVGVGLPLLTGAFSRAPGRSVLATRADLNVALVDGVQGVADVVAYGRQADQIARVRALSEVFEHDQRRMALIGGVHTMLSTTLIGLAVVVVLALSIPMVRDGKLDGVMLAVLALATMSSFEAVMPLPAAFQHLRSNLDAANRLFELIDADPAVTDPANPAPAPASADLAVHDLGFRYAPDEPPALDGISFTLPPGKRLAVVGASGAGKTSLINLLLRFWEYQCGAITLDRRSLREYRADDVRAQMAVVRQDTHLFNGTIRENLQIACPDAPEDALIAAAMQAQVHDFIAALPQGYDTWVGEQGLNLSGGERQRLAIARAILKRAPILVLDEATANLDTVTERALMTAIQAAMQGRSTLMITHRLVGLDDFDEILVLDEGRVVERGRHADLLQIDGHYRRLWDIQNQILAEV; encoded by the coding sequence ATGACTAAAAACTACCGCACCTTTGTCCGCCTGCTCCGCCTCGCCGCGCCGTTCAAATGGTGGATGGCGTTCGCCGCGCTGATCGGCTTCGCCACCATCGGCAGCAGTATCGGCCTCATGACCACCTCCGCCTGGATCATCGCGTCGGCGGCGCTGCACCCATCGCTGGGCACGCTGCACGTCGCCATCGCGGGTGTGCGCTTTTTCGGCATCACGCGCGGCTTCTTCCGCTACGCCGAGCGCTACGTCTCGCATCAGACGACCTTCCGCCTGCTGGCGCGCATCCGCGTGTGGTTCTACGACGCGATCGAGCCGCTGGCCCCCGCCCGTCTGATGGAATACCGCAGCGGCGACCTGCTGGCGCGCGTCGTGTCGGACGTGGACGATCTGCAGAACCTGTACCTGCGCGTGCTGGCCCCGCCGCTGATCGCGATCATCACCGCCGTGGTGATGGGCGTGTTCTTCGCCAGCTACGACCTGCGGCTGGCCGGCGTGCTGCTGGCCGCGCTGGCGCTGGTCGGCGTGGGGCTGCCGCTGCTAACGGGCGCGTTCAGCCGCGCGCCGGGGCGCTCTGTGCTAGCCACCCGCGCGGACCTCAACGTCGCGCTGGTGGACGGCGTGCAGGGCGTCGCGGATGTGGTCGCTTACGGGCGGCAGGCCGATCAGATCGCGCGCGTCCGGGCGCTTAGCGAGGTGTTCGAGCACGATCAGCGGCGCATGGCGCTGATCGGCGGCGTACACACCATGCTCAGCACGACCTTGATCGGGTTGGCCGTGGTCGTGGTGCTGGCCCTCAGCATCCCGATGGTGCGCGATGGCAAATTGGACGGCGTGATGCTGGCCGTGCTGGCCCTGGCAACGATGTCCAGCTTCGAGGCGGTAATGCCGCTGCCCGCCGCGTTCCAACATCTGCGCAGCAACCTCGACGCGGCGAACCGGCTGTTCGAGCTGATCGACGCCGACCCCGCCGTGACCGATCCGGCCAACCCGGCCCCCGCCCCGGCCAGCGCCGATCTCGCCGTGCACGATCTGGGCTTCCGCTACGCGCCGGACGAGCCGCCCGCCCTGGACGGGATCAGCTTCACACTGCCGCCGGGCAAGCGGCTGGCCGTCGTCGGAGCCAGCGGCGCGGGCAAGACCAGCCTGATCAACCTGCTGCTGCGCTTCTGGGAGTACCAGTGCGGCGCGATCACGCTCGACAGGCGCAGCCTGCGCGAGTACCGCGCCGACGATGTGCGCGCGCAGATGGCCGTGGTGCGGCAGGACACGCACCTGTTTAATGGAACCATCCGCGAAAACCTGCAAATTGCGTGCCCGGACGCACCGGAAGACGCGCTGATCGCCGCCGCGATGCAGGCCCAGGTGCACGACTTCATCGCCGCGCTGCCGCAGGGCTACGACACCTGGGTCGGCGAGCAGGGCCTGAACCTGAGCGGCGGGGAACGCCAGCGGCTCGCCATTGCCCGCGCGATCCTCAAGCGCGCGCCGATCCTGGTGCTGGACGAAGCGACCGCCAACCTCGATACGGTCACCGAGCGCGCGCTGATGACCGCGATCCAGGCCGCGATGCAGGGCCGCTCGACACTGATGATCACGCACCGGCTCGTCGGCCTGGACGACTTCGACGAGATCCTGGTGCTGGACGAGGGCCGCGTCGTGGAACGGGGCCGCCACGCCGACCTGCTCCAGATCGACGGGCACTACCGCCGCCTGTGGGACATTCAAAACCAGATCCTCGCAGAAGTGTAG
- a CDS encoding four helix bundle protein, whose translation MRDFKTLQVWEKSHTLTLAVYRATANFPQSEIYGLTSQIRRASASIPANLAEGCGRNGNAEFARFCYISMGSASELEYHLLLAHDLGFLSDPDYAGLQSSLSEVKRMLATFIKRLTIGH comes from the coding sequence ATGAGAGATTTCAAGACGCTGCAAGTCTGGGAAAAGTCCCACACGCTGACACTCGCGGTGTACCGGGCAACGGCAAACTTCCCTCAAAGCGAAATTTACGGCCTGACCAGCCAGATCCGGCGGGCCAGCGCGTCGATTCCGGCTAACTTAGCCGAAGGCTGCGGCCGAAACGGAAATGCTGAGTTTGCGCGGTTCTGCTATATCTCCATGGGGTCCGCGAGCGAGCTGGAGTATCACCTGCTGCTGGCGCACGATCTGGGCTTTCTGTCCGATCCTGACTACGCCGGGCTTCAATCCTCCTTGTCCGAAGTCAAGCGTATGCTGGCGACTTTCATCAAACGTCTGACGATCGGACATTAG
- the cydD gene encoding thiol reductant ABC exporter subunit CydD — protein MNIDKRLLALIAPVRRLLIVSTVLSFIAGLLLIFQAYALSHTISQAFLEGASLSGVQTWLIALLLIVIGRAVTLGLSEIAAQRFTGRIKTGLREHFYAHLVALGPAYTRGERTGELSATALAGIEALDAYFREYLPQLFLALLIPFSILLFVFPTDVLSGVVMLLTAPLIPFFMALIGIVSAVRAKKAYAALIRLSAHFLDVLQGLTTLKLFGRSREESTVVSEMSDRFRETTMDVLRVAFLSALALELISTISVAIIAVEIGLRLLYGNLSFERAFFVLILAPEFYLPLRLLGTRFHAGMDGVAAAQRIFAVLETPVPDVPEAVQPVPTGDFSVTFEDVQFTYEDGGRHALNGVRFTVPARHSVALVGPTGGGKSTLVQLLLRFTAPTGGRITVNGMPLDVFDADEWRRQIAWVPQLPYLFNATVADNIRLARPDAPQDDVIRAARQAHADAFIDALPQGYDTPIGERGSRLSGGQAQRIALARAFLKDAPLLILDEATSSLDPETETLLQDAIETLMRDRTVLIVAHRLSTIYRADQIVVIEGGQVVEAGRHEALLAHAGVYHDLVRAYGEGKPSAVSGQ, from the coding sequence ATGAATATCGATAAACGACTGCTCGCCCTGATCGCACCCGTTCGCCGCCTGCTCATCGTCAGCACCGTGTTGAGTTTCATCGCGGGGCTGCTGCTCATCTTCCAAGCTTACGCGCTCAGCCACACCATCAGCCAGGCGTTCTTGGAAGGCGCGTCGCTGTCCGGCGTGCAGACCTGGCTGATCGCCCTGCTGCTGATCGTGATCGGGCGCGCTGTCACGCTCGGCCTGAGCGAGATTGCCGCTCAGCGCTTCACCGGGCGCATCAAAACCGGCCTGCGCGAGCACTTCTACGCGCACCTCGTCGCGCTCGGACCCGCCTACACGCGCGGCGAGCGCACCGGCGAGCTGTCCGCAACGGCTCTCGCCGGGATCGAGGCGCTGGACGCCTACTTCCGCGAATACCTGCCGCAGTTGTTTCTCGCGCTGCTGATTCCGTTCAGCATCCTGCTGTTCGTGTTTCCCACGGACGTGCTCTCCGGCGTAGTGATGCTGCTCACCGCCCCGCTGATCCCGTTCTTCATGGCGCTGATCGGCATCGTCTCCGCCGTGCGGGCGAAAAAAGCGTACGCTGCCCTCATCCGCCTCAGCGCGCACTTTCTGGACGTGCTGCAGGGGTTGACCACGCTCAAGTTGTTCGGGCGCAGTCGCGAAGAGAGCACCGTCGTCTCCGAGATGAGCGACCGCTTCCGCGAGACGACGATGGACGTGCTGCGCGTCGCGTTCCTGTCTGCCCTGGCGCTGGAACTTATTTCGACCATCAGTGTGGCCATCATCGCCGTCGAGATTGGCCTGCGCCTGCTGTATGGCAATCTCAGCTTCGAGCGTGCGTTCTTCGTGCTGATCCTCGCGCCGGAGTTCTACCTGCCGCTGCGTTTGCTCGGCACGCGCTTCCACGCCGGGATGGACGGCGTTGCGGCGGCGCAGCGCATCTTCGCCGTGCTCGAAACACCCGTGCCGGACGTGCCGGAGGCCGTGCAGCCGGTCCCTACCGGGGATTTCTCGGTGACGTTCGAGGACGTACAGTTCACGTACGAGGACGGCGGACGCCACGCCCTGAACGGCGTGCGCTTCACCGTGCCCGCGCGGCACAGCGTCGCGCTGGTCGGCCCGACCGGCGGCGGCAAATCGACCCTCGTGCAGCTGCTGCTGCGCTTCACCGCGCCGACCGGGGGCCGGATCACGGTCAACGGCATGCCGCTGGATGTTTTCGACGCCGACGAGTGGCGCCGCCAGATCGCGTGGGTTCCGCAGCTTCCGTACCTGTTCAATGCGACCGTCGCCGACAATATCCGCCTCGCCCGCCCCGATGCCCCGCAGGACGACGTGATTCGCGCCGCGCGGCAGGCCCACGCCGACGCGTTCATCGACGCGCTGCCGCAGGGCTACGACACGCCCATCGGCGAGCGCGGCTCGCGGCTGAGCGGCGGGCAGGCCCAGCGCATCGCGCTGGCGCGCGCTTTCCTCAAGGACGCGCCGCTGCTGATCCTGGACGAGGCCACGTCCAGCCTGGACCCCGAAACCGAGACGCTGCTGCAAGACGCCATTGAGACGCTCATGCGCGACCGCACGGTGCTGATCGTCGCGCATCGCCTGAGCACGATCTACCGCGCCGACCAGATCGTCGTGATCGAGGGCGGGCAGGTGGTCGAGGCCGGGCGGCATGAGGCGCTGCTGGCCCACGCAGGCGTGTACCACGACCTCGTGCGCGCGTACGGCGAAGGCAAGCCCTCAGCAGTCAGTGGTCAGTGA
- a CDS encoding baseplate J/gp47 family protein — protein MENRLQLLHLEPDDDAASLRDRLTFVKARFVLLVWPDAGEVLPRKLDLLLVQRQAQRLGIALALVTTDRAALHNAEELTISVFDSVDAARRGRWKKPRNKVFVPQRDLDAQMALAEEVLRQREAMMFTPEQLRRRRAVRWIAFGAAVVALLACVYLIAPSATVTVTPATDQIFVRVPVVADPELADIDVEGARVPSSVISLEATARVTVQTSEQQSVGASLAQGVVVFGNTTDQPVFLPRGTIVATDEVIPVRFETTSETTLPAGANSTVEVTIRATEDDAGADGNVGPGEITVIEADFADRVTVVNPNATYGGATQERGIVTQADYDRLLVLGRQQVLQNARDTLLHQLTGEQFLVPGSVQIVDERMEWTTYSAYVGDAADSVSLDLRAGVQAVVVDERQARQVAYAGLAPYIQPGLEVSPDALTITRGDIEQIDRDGRVTFQMVVDGKLAVALDADAVRERVAGVSVSEARRRLERAFVLDPARPPQIETWPGWWNRLPVLPVRISVRIET, from the coding sequence ATGGAAAATCGCCTGCAACTTCTCCATCTGGAACCCGACGACGACGCGGCCTCGCTGCGCGACCGTTTGACCTTCGTCAAGGCGCGCTTTGTGCTGCTGGTCTGGCCCGACGCGGGCGAGGTGTTGCCGCGCAAGCTCGACCTGCTGCTGGTGCAGCGGCAGGCGCAGCGCCTGGGCATCGCGCTGGCGCTGGTCACGACCGACCGCGCCGCCCTGCACAATGCCGAGGAATTGACTATCTCCGTGTTCGATAGCGTCGACGCGGCGCGGCGCGGGCGCTGGAAGAAGCCGCGCAACAAGGTATTCGTGCCCCAGCGCGACCTCGACGCGCAGATGGCGCTGGCCGAGGAGGTGCTGCGCCAGCGTGAGGCGATGATGTTTACGCCGGAACAGTTGCGCAGGCGGCGCGCCGTGCGCTGGATCGCGTTTGGGGCGGCGGTGGTGGCGCTGCTGGCGTGCGTCTACCTGATCGCGCCCAGCGCGACCGTGACCGTGACCCCCGCCACCGACCAGATCTTCGTGCGCGTGCCGGTGGTGGCCGACCCCGAACTGGCTGATATCGATGTGGAGGGCGCGCGCGTGCCGTCCTCGGTGATTTCACTGGAAGCGACCGCACGCGTGACCGTGCAGACTTCCGAGCAGCAGAGCGTCGGGGCATCGCTTGCGCAGGGCGTCGTGGTGTTCGGCAACACGACCGACCAGCCCGTGTTTTTGCCGCGCGGCACGATCGTCGCCACCGACGAGGTGATTCCGGTGCGCTTCGAGACCACGTCCGAGACGACGCTGCCCGCCGGGGCCAACTCGACTGTCGAGGTGACTATTCGCGCTACCGAGGATGACGCGGGCGCGGATGGCAACGTCGGGCCGGGCGAGATTACCGTGATTGAGGCGGACTTTGCCGACCGGGTCACGGTGGTCAATCCCAACGCGACCTACGGCGGCGCGACGCAGGAACGCGGCATCGTCACCCAGGCCGATTATGACCGGCTGCTGGTGCTGGGACGCCAGCAGGTGCTGCAAAATGCGCGCGATACGCTGCTGCACCAGCTCACTGGGGAGCAGTTCCTGGTGCCCGGCTCGGTGCAGATCGTGGACGAGCGCATGGAGTGGACGACGTACAGCGCGTACGTGGGTGACGCGGCGGACAGCGTCAGCCTGGACCTGCGCGCCGGAGTGCAGGCGGTCGTCGTGGACGAGCGGCAGGCGCGGCAGGTGGCTTATGCCGGGCTGGCCCCGTACATCCAGCCGGGGCTGGAAGTGTCGCCGGACGCGCTGACGATCACGCGCGGCGACATCGAGCAGATCGACCGCGACGGGCGCGTGACGTTCCAGATGGTGGTGGACGGCAAGCTGGCCGTGGCGCTGGACGCGGACGCCGTGCGCGAGCGCGTCGCAGGAGTCAGCGTGTCCGAAGCGCGCCGCCGCCTGGAGCGGGCGTTCGTGCTCGACCCGGCCCGCCCGCCGCAGATCGAGACGTGGCCGGGCTGGTGGAACCGCCTGCCGGTGCTGCCGGTGCGCATCAGTGTGCGGATTGAGACGTGA